GGGCAAGCTCTCGTTCCTGATCAGTGTTGACCTTGGCAAGAGCAAATTTACCCTGGTATTCCTGAGCAAGCCTGGCTAGCATTGGCATTAATACCTGGCACGGACCGCACCAGGCCGCCCAAAAATCGACCACTACCGGAACGTCCCGTGAACGATCAATAACTAAGGTCGGAAACGTGGTTGACGTGACATTAAAAACAAGATTGTCTTCGGACATATTTTTAAGAGTGTCTGCCATGAGTTCGAGATGAATGCTTGTTGTGAGCGGCCTTAATCACGGAATGCCGCTGGTGTTGCAAGGACTGAGCATCGTGATGCTTTCCTCGCGCCAAAATTGTTGCTTTTATCCGGCCATGTTTATTCACTTGATCGGTATGTCCATGGCTTTTCGTCAAGACTACTGCTTCAGTGCCTTGGCTCAAGGTTAAACGTTGACCGGGATGCAGAGAAACACGCGATTTAAGATGGTTCCAAGCAATAATATCCTTTACGCGAACCCCCGCAGCGCGCGCCAGACTTCCGAGAGTATCACCACGACGCACCACATGGATCATCTGTACTGGAGCTCGATTTGTGATGGCATTTTCCGTGGATGGTTCAGGGGCAGCGGATACTGGCTTGATGTCGGCCTCCACAGGTGGTGCGTCACTCGCCCTCTGGAAAGGCGAAAGTTCCTGGGGATCCATCGCCGCCAGACGTGCCTCAAACAGTCGTGCCTGCGGCTCCGGCAACAAAAAATTTCCTCCCTCGGAATCCGTTTTTCCCTGGCGATAGGCGGGATTAAGACGTTTCATTTCATGCAAAGAAATATCTGCAATTTCCGCGACTTTTGCCAAGTCTACCTGATAATCAATCTTGACCGAGACGACCGGTCGATCACGCAGGGTTTTGAGTTGGACACCATAATTTTGAGGTTCAGCGATGACGGCTGCCAAGCCCAGGATGCGGGGTACGAAGGCGCGTGTTTCGGCGGGAAGCTCCAATGACCAAAAATCAGTAGGCTTGCCGTGGGCAAGATTTCTCCGAATGGCACGCGAAACACTGAATTCTCCACAATTATAGGCAGCCATGGTAAGCAACCAGTCACCCTCGAAATCGTCGTTGAGCTTTTGAAGATAATCCAGGGCTGCATGGGTCGATGCAAACACATCACGACGACCATCATAATGCTGGTTCAACTCTAGCCCCCAATGGCGCGCCGTCCCCGGGATGAGCTGCCACAGTCCGGCAGCACGCCGGGGAGAAGTAGCCCGAGGCTGATAGGCGCTCTCCACCGCTGGTAGCAACGCCACTTCCACGGGCATATTTCGCCGCTGCACCTCTCCCAACACGAAATTGAAATAAGGCTCGGCCTGCTCCGAGATATAGTCTAAAAAGCGTTGGTTACGGGCATAAAAATTGGCTTCTTTCTGAATGCGAGGATGATCAGGTTCAGTCAGAGTTACCAAATCGCCTACCGTATCCCATAAACTGACAACATTTTCTTCTAAATCATTATGTTCTTTCTTTATTGGTGTTTTGGTGAACCAATGACTGAATCCAAAATTCTTTACCCTACTGGAAGGCGTCAGTTCAGATTCTGATTTTTTCCACCATGCAGTTAACCAATCAATTTTTCCACTCGTATTGCCTTCTTCCTCCTGGGTAAGGGAATTTGACTCATCTTGTCCCTTTAATACCAGGGAATCTGGGTTATCCTGAGAATCTGCATCACTTTTTTGATAGGCGGGATCACTCGCGCAACCTGAAAGACTAATGGCGAATAACGAGGATAACGTAAGAATTATTTTTTTCATGGATTTTTTCCCAAATCTTTTATAGGTATTTTATTGTGAAATAATACTCCAAAATATTGTGCACTATTACCCAAAAAAGACAACCTCTATACTGGGAAATTCTCCGTGGAACTAGCAGCTATCGTAAATCACCCTACGGCTAAAGCCGGCGGCTTTATGGATAAAGCTGGTTTATCAGCCTGAATCTGGGAAATCGGGCGACGTTCAACAAAATAAAAGACTCACCCTGGGGCTATCGGCAGACAGGCAGTTCGTAGCTCTGCAAGCGGTGGATGCAGACAATCCAGGAATGAAACGCAACGCTTGGTCGCAAGGTTCAAAATATCAAACCGAAGCTGAGTTGCAACTTTGGCGAGAGGAGTGAAGCCGAAAGGCTTCCGTCACTAGGCGCATAAACGCAATTTTTAGGAAAACAATGGCCGTTTTTGTATTAGATAAACGCAAGAAATCGCTCATGCCGTGCAGCGAAAAACGGGCGAGGAAGCTGCTGAAATCGGGCCGTGCCTGCGTACATCGGATTACTCCATTCACAATCCGGCTGGTTGATCGCAAAGTTAGCGATTGTGTATTGCAACCGCTCACCCTTGACCCTACAGGATCGAGGGATGTCCACGCCGAGGATCTATAAAAATGACCGTCAATGTCGATACCGTGCATGCTCAATTACGGCAATGGTACCGCCAGGTTCCAGGTCGATGGGTGTCACGGGCGGAACGAGATCAATTAGATGCTTTTTTACCATCGCTAAAAGGGAAGCGTATCGCCCAGATCGGTTGTCTGAGCGCGTCCAGCCTGTTAGCAAGCAGTCAAATACCACATCGAATTATATTAGATCCAGCAGTACATGCCCTGGACGTAGGACCTGACATTCATGCACATGCAGATGCATTGCCATTCGATGCTGAGACGATTAATGTTCTGGTGTTGCCGCATACCCTGGAATTCGCATCTGACCCGCATGGCGTGCTCCGCGAAGTAAACCGTGTATTGTCTCCAGAAGGTTATGTAGTCATCATCGGTTTTAATCCTTGGGGATTATGGGGACTATGGCGATTATTTCGGAAGCACGGTGGCGAAGTGCCTTGGTGCGGCTATTTTTTTGGAGTTTCACAGATCCATGCCTGGCTTAGGTCGCTCGACTTCCAGATTGCACGCAGCCATTATTTCTTTTTTCTCCCACCCTCGCGGCACGAGACCTTGATGCGTATCCTATCCTTCCTGCATGTACCTGGCAGTCAATGGTTTCCAATCAGTGGTCTCTACCTTGTGGTAGCTCAGAAGCGGATTGCCGGTCTGACTCCCATTCGTTTACGCTGGGAAGAGATTCGCTCCCCACTACCCGACTTATGCTGGGTCGAGCCTAGCGCTCCCGAAGCCAATCATGGCCCATGAAGTGGAAATCTATAGCGATGGTGCCTGTCGTGGAAATCCAGGTCCCGGAGGCTGGGCAGCTATCCTGCGTTACCAAGGAAAAGAAAAGTGCCTGTCTGGCGGGGAACGCCACACGACAAACAATCGTATGGAGCTGATGGGTGCCATCCAAGGTCTGGAGGCTCTCCGCCGTCCCTCGTTGGTATCTCTGTATACGGATTCTCAATATGTGCAAAAAGGTATTACTCAGTGGCTGGCCAACTGGAAACGTAATGGTTGGCGTACCACGACGCGCACTCCTGTCAAGAATGCCGATCTATGGCAACGCCTAGACGCTGCGTCGTTCTCACACCAAATCAATTGGCGGTGGGTTCGCGGTCATGACGGCAATAACGGCAACGAATTGGCCGACCATATCGCCAATGCTGCGATTGATGAATTTTTAATAAAAAATTAAAGATTGTGCATTTCAACAACGAAAATCATTTCTCTGGTGATCGCGCGTGAAAAAACCGTCCACAAAAACAAAATTTGCGCAAGAAAAAGTGATGGAGCTCGAGTTTGTAGAAAAATCCATGTCAACCGAACAGGACGCGGTGGAGCTGGAAGCCGTCGAGGAATTACGCACCGTGCGTGATCTTATCCGTTGGGGAGCGAGTCGCTTTGCGGCGGCAGGACTCGTCTTTGGTCATGGCATGGATAATCCTTGGGACGAAGCAACAAATTTGACGCTGCACACTCTTCACCTGCCTCCCCAGGTACCGGATCGGATCGGCAACGCCCGACTGACGACTTCTGAACGTCGCAAGGTAATCGAATTATTTCGGCGGCGGATTACCGAGCGTCGGCCCGCAGCCTATTTAACTCAAGAAGTCTGGTTCGCGGGTCTACCTTTCTATATCGATGAGCGCGTGCTGATTCCACGTTCGCCGATTGCTGAATTAATTGAAAGGGGATTTGATCCCTGGCTTTCGGAACAACGAATTGGACGTATTCTTGATATCGGGACCGGATCGGGTTGCATTGCCATCGCCTGCGCCATGGCCTTTCCTGGAGTAACGGTGGATGCCGTAGATATCTCCAGCGACGCCCTGGAAGTAGCGCGAATCAATATTGAACGTCATGAAGTGGGTGATCAAGTGAATCTCATCCACTCGGACCTCTATCAGGGATTGGGAGAACGCTATTATGACCTCATAGTGAGTAATCCACCCTATGTTCCCCTGGCGCGAATGAAGACCTTGCCACCTGAGTACCAACATGAGCCAGCCTTGGGCCTAGCAGCAGGAAAAGAGGGATTGGATACCGTTTCGCGGCTTTTGCAAGGCGCTGACCGTCACCTCACAATGGAAGGGATACTAGTGGTTGAGGTGGGAGACACTTCCACGGCCCTGGAAGAACGTTTGCCGGAGGTTCCTTTCTTATGGTTGGATTTCGAGCGCGGTGGTGGTGGCGTATTTTTGCTCACTGCTGAACAAGTACATAATTATCGCAGCTATTTTAATACCATGTTTCAATCCGCATCCGACCTCATCTGCTGAATGACAAAGCCATCGACAGATTGAGGTCGGTGGATTGCCTCCCCGTAAACGAGGAGGTTACCAAAAAGGATAAGGATAACGATGCTTACGCATCGTTGTCTAATTTAATTAATACCCCTGAATGGGGAGGTCTCAAACCAGCAAGAAAATTTGATGAGATAGGATTGAATATCATGCGTCGCGCTAAGAGCTTAAACGAATATATTGAATTAGTGGATCAAGCCATTTTCGAGGTAGGAGAACTTCGGGCCGCCGATGAATGGGAACAAGAAGAAGGCGGAGGCATTCTCGATTTTCCTGTTCCCTTAATCAACCAGTTGCGCCAGCTCAAGGAAGAATTAACTGCTGAATGTCATATATTTGGAGAAAGAGATTTGTCCTTGATGAAAATTGTCCGCGCCAACGCGCGTCAAATACCATTCAACGGTTTATTCGATATCATCAATCAAACTCATCGTTTGGGACTAGAAAATTGAGCATTGCGTATAAAAATCGAATCCCTGGTTGGAGGGCCAATAACGAATGCACGCTGAACAACTGAAAAATTTCGCTGTCGAGGCTCTTGATGACCTCAAGGGTAAGGAAATCGAGGTATTGGATGTGCGTGGCAATAGTA
This region of Gammaproteobacteria bacterium genomic DNA includes:
- the prmB gene encoding 50S ribosomal subunit protein L3 N(5)-glutamine methyltransferase, with protein sequence MELEFVEKSMSTEQDAVELEAVEELRTVRDLIRWGASRFAAAGLVFGHGMDNPWDEATNLTLHTLHLPPQVPDRIGNARLTTSERRKVIELFRRRITERRPAAYLTQEVWFAGLPFYIDERVLIPRSPIAELIERGFDPWLSEQRIGRILDIGTGSGCIAIACAMAFPGVTVDAVDISSDALEVARINIERHEVGDQVNLIHSDLYQGLGERYYDLIVSNPPYVPLARMKTLPPEYQHEPALGLAAGKEGLDTVSRLLQGADRHLTMEGILVVEVGDTSTALEERLPEVPFLWLDFERGGGGVFLLTAEQVHNYRSYFNTMFQSASDLIC
- a CDS encoding membrane-bound lytic murein transglycosylase D, which codes for MKKIILTLSSLFAISLSGCASDPAYQKSDADSQDNPDSLVLKGQDESNSLTQEEEGNTSGKIDWLTAWWKKSESELTPSSRVKNFGFSHWFTKTPIKKEHNDLEENVVSLWDTVGDLVTLTEPDHPRIQKEANFYARNQRFLDYISEQAEPYFNFVLGEVQRRNMPVEVALLPAVESAYQPRATSPRRAAGLWQLIPGTARHWGLELNQHYDGRRDVFASTHAALDYLQKLNDDFEGDWLLTMAAYNCGEFSVSRAIRRNLAHGKPTDFWSLELPAETRAFVPRILGLAAVIAEPQNYGVQLKTLRDRPVVSVKIDYQVDLAKVAEIADISLHEMKRLNPAYRQGKTDSEGGNFLLPEPQARLFEARLAAMDPQELSPFQRASDAPPVEADIKPVSAAPEPSTENAITNRAPVQMIHVVRRGDTLGSLARAAGVRVKDIIAWNHLKSRVSLHPGQRLTLSQGTEAVVLTKSHGHTDQVNKHGRIKATILARGKHHDAQSLQHQRHSVIKAAHNKHSSRTHGRHS
- a CDS encoding Methyltransf_11 domain-containing protein produces the protein MTVNVDTVHAQLRQWYRQVPGRWVSRAERDQLDAFLPSLKGKRIAQIGCLSASSLLASSQIPHRIILDPAVHALDVGPDIHAHADALPFDAETINVLVLPHTLEFASDPHGVLREVNRVLSPEGYVVIIGFNPWGLWGLWRLFRKHGGEVPWCGYFFGVSQIHAWLRSLDFQIARSHYFFFLPPSRHETLMRILSFLHVPGSQWFPISGLYLVVAQKRIAGLTPIRLRWEEIRSPLPDLCWVEPSAPEANHGP
- a CDS encoding hypothetical protein (Evidence 5 : Unknown function), translating into MDCLPVNEEVTKKDKDNDAYASLSNLINTPEWGGLKPARKFDEIGLNIMRRAKSLNEYIELVDQAIFEVGELRAADEWEQEEGGGILDFPVPLINQLRQLKEELTAECHIFGERDLSLMKIVRANARQIPFNGLFDIINQTHRLGLEN
- the rnhA gene encoding ribonuclease HI, with product MAHEVEIYSDGACRGNPGPGGWAAILRYQGKEKCLSGGERHTTNNRMELMGAIQGLEALRRPSLVSLYTDSQYVQKGITQWLANWKRNGWRTTTRTPVKNADLWQRLDAASFSHQINWRWVRGHDGNNGNELADHIANAAIDEFLIKN